The nucleotide sequence AACCAAGCCATAATCCGCGCGAAACAATCAACCAGGGTCGTGGAGCGGCCCGCGAATTGAGCGAGTTTCTCGACAATCTCCCCCTTGAACTCGGTTTCCATCAGCGACTGCTGGAATTGGTCCACGACCTCCTCCCACTGGGGCCGATTCAGGGCAATTCGGCTGACGGAGGTCTTTTTTCCCGTCGGGTGATCGACCTGTATCTTTCGGATGTCGAGATTCTGGGTCAGATAATAAACATGGTTCACTTCGTCAAAATCGTGATCTTCCCCGGCGATCCAAAACACCGGAATCACCGGCCGCCGCAATTCGTGAGAAAGTTGTCTGGCGGTCCGAACAATGGTGATCGCTTTATAGATGACCAACAACGGCCCGGTGAACAGACACGCTTGCTGCCCGCCCACCACAACCAAGGTCCGTTCGTCTTCCAACGAACGAATCGCGGCCAATGCCTCCGGAGCATTTTCGATTCTCTGATTAAAAAGAGAGAGGGCCTGCACGAGCTGGTGTCGGTCTGCTCTCGGCCCCGATTGTCGATCCAAAAATCGAACTCGTTGCTCCCACACATCGTGGCTCCGCGGGTCATAGTCGAACAATTCCTGAACCCGCGAGAAATGGCCCACATAGTCTTCCGCCATCGGCGGGTGTTGTTTGACATAACACGGCTCCACTCTCATAAACAACCACCTGGTGTCATGATGTCACGCGGACTCCCCTTCGGACATGTGGGTCGATCTCCACCCCGAACAGCTCCCATCATCCCGCCGGAAGAGGGATGAGCGCAATTCCCGGGACGCAGCATCGGCCGCACGTTTCACTTTACGCCGAGATCCACGTAAAATGGCGGCTCAACGTTCAACATCCGAGCATACAGGATCAGTTGCCCTTTGTGGTGCGCCTCATGTCCGATGATTCGATGAAGGAGTTCGACGGCGGGCTCGGTCACGTTCAAAGCTTTAACCGTGACTTCTTTTTTTAAGTCGTCATCAGAATACCCACCCATCTTCGCCTCCTGCGCTTGGGTCAACTCGAGTAGCAGGCTGCGCATCTCGGCGAGGGTGGCGGGAACCGGCGGGACCTTCACCTCGCTCCCCTCAATGGCCGAAAGGAAAAAGTCCGGAGTCCAGGCCACGTGATGAAGAAGTTCCAATGTGCTCATTCCTTTGTCCCACGGGCGCCACGAGGCGCTCGATTCCGGAAATCTTTCGGCGAGGGAGACGAGGGCGTTGCGGTGCATCTTCCAACGTTTCAAAATCTGTGGAGCAGAAGAAAGGTTGTCGACGGACATGGG is from Kyrpidia tusciae DSM 2912 and encodes:
- a CDS encoding DinB family protein — translated: MSVDNLSSAPQILKRWKMHRNALVSLAERFPESSASWRPWDKGMSTLELLHHVAWTPDFFLSAIEGSEVKVPPVPATLAEMRSLLLELTQAQEAKMGGYSDDDLKKEVTVKALNVTEPAVELLHRIIGHEAHHKGQLILYARMLNVEPPFYVDLGVK